In Pygocentrus nattereri isolate fPygNat1 chromosome 19, fPygNat1.pri, whole genome shotgun sequence, the sequence gtccacctctaaaagctccctcagaaagttcctacatgaaatggttgtgaattcactgcctgattcACTGCTTGAGAAGATTTAGTCCCTAAATGATTtaagattttccactattttgtCATTCATATaaaactcgtgtaggttcactggtggttttggatagtaaataccagtggtggacgaacTATACAAACTAcatacttgagttaaagttgagacccctaaagtaaaatattcctccagtaaaagtagaagttcctccctttagacctccacttgagtaaaagtactaaagtatttccctacaaatgtacttaagtataaagtaaaagtactaaaagaggaattctggctctgatgtcctgttatcatttttataaccagactggcttcatgaactcatttcaggtgaaagtcctccagcgtctctcttggtaaaccagtcttttaatagaacgtcattaattagtgacgctgacgtctattaaaatgatcagaagcacaaaacactgaaggtaaacagtttccatcagggagaaccgagtggctctgaaatcactttttacacacaagcaaagtttcagtttcagatttatttacaacttagttccaagtttaagttgaataaaaactggctttaaactcaggatcacagatgagctcctttactatgttgatctgtaggcgtctgttcataaacataaaccagcccaaactcatttactataaaatgaaatggtgtttgtagaaattcagaaaaaagccgcgtcagtctcgactgcatatgtggacatatttctatattgagctctatttacacaaagttaggttagttcatcatttatgttgaacagactctcccaaagttttacgctgctgcgctgacgttgaaccgcgtgctgcactgggtcggtatgaccaacaggtcaaaaccagctctaaacaaagtgaccgctgggccctgattggtgctctggctttgcgcttctttcgttttgacatgttacgtttttataaacacagaaaccaaaaggaacgacagatttctcaaaatgtaggaggaaaaagtcgatattagactctgaaatgtagtggagtggaagtaaaaagttgcacaaaatggaaaaacttcagttcAGATACCAAAAAACTATGTAAGTAcagaaaacaattacatttactttgatactgtccaccactggtaaataaaatggctatatttgtgttgtaataaTAGTCACCTGGTTCCTTGTACCACCACAGACATCTGAGTCTTTGAGTCTAAATATCAACCGATACCGTGATATCGGGATAAATTCGGAAAATATCGCGCTATCGACGCGTATCAGTATCGCCCGATACCTCCCCGTGAGCCCTGAGGGCGCTTCCTGTTATTGACTCGCCTCGGAGAGAGCGCAGTTAACCCTGCTAACGCTTCTTTATGGCTGATATTGCTCGTTAGTTAAACTACCCTATTAGTTTGTCCGTTCTGCTctgtttaactgtgttttttgGAGAAACTGGATATAAAAGTCAGCTCAAAGAGGTGAGGTCCGTGATTATCGCCGTGTGATCGTACGTTAGCTGGCGGCTTTTAGCTTCGTGGCTATCCGTAAACATCCCGGTAGCCATCGCTGCGGATCACTCCATCACCCAAACCCGCTAAACCTCTGCTTTCACTCGAGAAACTGAAGATATTACAGAAAGATAAAGGCGTATGGACATTTTAAACACCGCTGGCTTAGGGTGTGTTTAAAGCTTTTCCCTGGTTCTCAGCCCTTTTTTGCTAGCTAACGCTAAGCTAACCTAGCCAGCTTGGTGATCAATAACCGCGAAAATGAACAGTGACACGGTGCTGCAGGTGTCTCTGTATGAAACATTCACATTAGAAACGCTCTTACATCTTATTTCAGCATGTATAAACGTTTAACACTGggttaataatattaattatctagctaggttagcttcttattctaattccccgttccaccttaaacggtgcagctgTTAACCTGCGTTTACAGACTTGTCAGCTACTGATAACTACAAATAAGCGTATTGCTTATGTCGGTGTAGATAAGTGCAGtcttaaaaagatatttttccaAGGTTCTATAGTAGTTCTGCTTAGAACCATgaaatctatatagaaccgtttgcatgcgtaaatggttcttcaggtggatggagaatgtttttttgtttggttctgcatagaaccttcATGAAAATGGCTCTACATAGCACCTGAAGGGTTCCTCTGTTGTATAGCTACAATctgacatcgtaacagtagaGTAACCTGTTTTGGTGCTTCATAGAACCATACAGAACATATAATTGGTGccacatagaaccatacagaacacaattggtgctaaatagaaccatacaGAACATATAATTGACAccacatagaaccatacagaacacaattggtgctacatagaaccatacagAATATATAATAGGTGccacatagaaccatacagAACACATAATTGgtgttacatagaaccatacagAACACATAATTGgtgctacataaaaccataCAGAGCACATAATTGGTGccacatagaaccatacagAACACATAATTGgtgttacatagaaccatacagaacacaattggtgctacatagaaccatacagAATATATAATAGGTGccacatagaaccatacagAGCACATAATTGGTGccacatagaaccatacagAACACATAATTGgtgctacataaaaccataCAGAGCACATaattggtgctacatagaaccgtaCATAACACAAAATTGATGCCACGTAGAACCATACAGAACACCTaattggtgctacatagaaccgtaCATAACACATAATTGgtgttacatagaaccatacagAACACATAATTGGTGccacatagaaccatacagaacacataattggtgctacatagaaccgtaCAGAACACCTaattggtgctacatagaaccgtaCATAACACATAATTGgtgttacatagaaccatacagAACACATAATTGgtgttacatagaaccatacagAACACATAATTGGTGccacatagaaccatacagaacacataattggtgctacatagaaccgtaCAGAGCACATaattggtgctacatagaaccatacatAACACATAATTGGTGccacatagaaccatacagAACACATAATTGgtgttacatagaaccatacagaacacataattggtgctacatagaaccgtaCAGAGCACATaattggtgctacatagaaccatacatAACACATAATTGGTGccacatagaaccatacagaacacataattggtgctacatagaaccgtaCATAACACATaattggtgttatatagaaccgtaCAGAACACATaattggtgctacatagaaccgtaCAGAGCACATaattggtgttatatagaaccatacagaaCACATAATTGGTGccacatagaaccatacagaacacataattggtgctacatagaaccgtaCAGAGCACATaattggtgctacatagaaccatacatAACACATAATTGGTGccacatagaaccatacagAACACATAATTGgtgttacatagaaccatacagaacacataattggtgctacatagaaccgtaCAGAGCACATaattggtgctacatagaaccatacatAACACATAATTGGTGccacatagaaccatacagAACACGTaattggtgctacatagaaccgtaCATAACACATaattggtgttatatagaaccatacagaacacataattggtgctacatagaaccatacagAACACACAGAGAACCGTGTAGACATGGATTGGTTGTATttagagctcatggttctaaattgaATTATTCTATATACTGAAGAAGCGTTTTTTACGAGTGTAGCTAAATGTTATGAACGCTgtggtagtaataataataattgatatTGTTATcataacaataattattattatttctgcaGTACGTTTTCAAACCGAATACAGAAATCAGGATAGctttgaaatgtaataaaagaaGCAAAGCgaaaattcattaaaacagtATAAATTATAGAGAACCAGTATTAAATGATGCAGCCAGTACAATTCTAAAGTTAAAAACACGTTCAGCTGTTTTTAAACTTGGGGCAGGTTTGCCAAATGCTTTTTAATTCTTCCTTTTCGCAGATAAGGAGAGGGATGTCGTACTACTCCTCGTCATCATCTCGCGGGTCCTCCCGCAACTTGGAATGCAAAGTGTATGTTGGAGATTTGGGCAGCGGAGCAGCTAAAGGCGAGCTGGAGAGAGCTTTCAGCTACTACGGCCCTCTGCGCAGCGTCTGGGTGGCGAGGAACCCACCCGGTTTCGCCTTTGTGGAATATGAAGATGCCCGGGATGCAGAGGATGCTGTGAAGGGAATGGATGGAAAGTAGGTAGTTTGTATGTGCGGTCACTGTTCTGAAGTTTCCGGGATCCAGGAATTGGCAGACacaaagaaaatgattttattattgTAAAGTCCAAACAAGGATCcgtttaaataaataatccaccaaaaatctaatttacacaagaACATGATGCTGAGTATTATCTGGGCTGTTTCACCAGTGGATGGAGATGTTATCCCTAAGAATGCAGCAATATGGGAAATATGGGAAATATCCAATATATTACATGCACATATCAGCCAATGCCTCtgaaaatatctgatatttacatgtacatatttttacattttgggcACAGAGTGTTATTCAAATCAATTCAATGAGGCTCAAGTCTGCTTCCTGTTCGCCAGATTTTTCCATGcccactgcaccatttaaggtggaataggaaaattcgaacaagaagctgacttcagcttcacgtgGTTTAAACTATCAAAATATCCCGCCAGTTTTTGTCTTCTGAATGAGCCGACCAAAGGGCTGAGTAGCTGCAAGTCTTGTTTGTGCGCGCAGTGCTGTGAGAGACTACAGCGTTGCCTGAACGttacaatacatacaataatCATGTCGTCAGATTGATTTTGAATATAAGCTGAATAccaataatatttaaaaaaggaaatatcGGCCAATACTAGTATAATTCTGATGTCACTGTGTGTCCCTAGTCATCACACCTGTTTTTCATGTTCTGCGTCTCATGTTCCACGTTTTCAGGGTTCTCTGCGGATCTCGGATTCGTGTGGAGCTGTCCACGGGTATGTCCCGCAAGAGCCGATACGGCCGACCAAGCCGCCGCCCGTTTGACCCAAGTGATCGATGCTATCAGTGCGGAGACAGGGGCCACTATGCCTACGACTGCTATCGCTTCAGTAAAAGGGGACGCCGGAGCAGGTACAGACTTCCTTTCTGACAGTCTTTCTCTACTGTATTCTGCTATATTCTACTGTATGTCGTGCTGTAACATTCCCTACTGTATTCTGTTATTCTGTATACTCTATTATATTCCATTATACATGCTCTGTTGTAATCTAGTGTACTTTATTGTCTACTAAGCTCAATTGTACTGTATTGCCTATCATGCTCGATTGTGTTGTATCGTACACTGATGTGCCAAAAGTCATGGGATAGCAATATGTAAATTGATTATGAAGTGGTGTTACCTCAGGGCACAGCTTGGGCACTCCCAGACCTGTATAAGTTGTGAGTTATCTTGTAGGTAAGGTTGAATAGTGGCCAGCATACTGATGGCAAGGTGATATGAATTCAAACGAGGCATGATGGTGGGTGCCAACTTGAGTTGTCGGGTTGCTGCA encodes:
- the LOC108414043 gene encoding serine/arginine-rich splicing factor 7-like; this translates as MSYYSSSSSRGSSRNLECKVYVGDLGSGAAKGELERAFSYYGPLRSVWVARNPPGFAFVEYEDARDAEDAVKGMDGKVLCGSRIRVELSTGMSRKSRYGRPSRRPFDPSDRCYQCGDRGHYAYDCYRFSKRGRRSRSRSRSRSRSRGRRNRSRSRSRSNDRRYRSPSYSKRKSRSGSPARSKSRTPVRSRSRSRSRSRSASRSRSRSRSRSPSPKRDSRSRSPSQKNSPTPGDERQEKNP